GGGAATGAGGAGAGGAACGTGGAGGGAATGAGGAGGGgaacgaggtggaggaggctagtggaagtcaaccctccacTGGagagaagagggcacgcggacaacgaggtgccgcgaagaagattgagggtcggcacatcgtAACTGAAGTTGACGAAGATAGCCAAACTAGTGCCCCGTCAAATGCAGCTAGGAATTTTGTACGTCACAGTGGTTGGGTTGTGAGTGATAACGTGTCTGTcagcacggtgtactggcgcagaacaagggcacgcggggattATGATAGTTTTGTCCCGGATTCAGAGAAAAGAGAtgttgtggaccacaatgctcgagacgttcacgctcCCTGTGGGTACGGAGAATAaagtgaaacagtggactcttaagaaaatggctgaacagtttcagagctatAAGGGAGACCTCTACCAGAAATgcatcctgaaggggcagacaccgaacttcaaCTCATTCCCAAAGCTCAGGGATCATTGGGATGAGTTTGTTGCTTACAAGatagggcaacaagggcaagtgCTGATGgaccaaaacaaagaaaatgccgctaagaagaagtaccatcaccacctggggtcaggcggctacaGCGTCGCAATGCcaaagtgggaggagatggaagccGGCTTGATTAagggggtatcgaaccggccacctcTAAATGgtcggatcgatcgaagttctggtactatgctcacggtggaatgCTCAACCCCgctgatggctccctggtgttcaggatcagatacgcgagggtgctagtcgactaacggacgtaGTGGAAGCCCCTTCTCAAGGCATGTTCTGACCCGatagagagaaggacgagcttaCACTCGTCCTGCAGACttccgagcatccaggacgaacgcGAGGGAAAGGTGtggttccttggaagattggattcaaggaggacattcacacgtacaggagtcggataaggagcaagagagataccgaggcgaagattgcagatctcgAGTACATGGTATCGaactacgagctcagcatgcaagaggaggtggcaagaaAGGTGgttgaacgcatggccgcacatcggagCTAGGAGccccagccgtacattcctcCTATCATGGTCAGCCcctcaggcaatcgtagcagttgcgcctcaacggggcaggtaggaacATAGAGCATGGTCGCCATGCAAACTCAGGACGAAACCACTTGCCCTGTTGATGAAATcacgcagcggacaccatgtgagctgcatattaccttaaagaacttatcaatcaaggtatgctcgtagttttACGATTTTTGACAtgtacattccgcaagttgctgtttaggttgattactaatagataacctctcatcacgtgaaggtggcgtcgggaatggccatccttcagggacttaccactgtAGGCCGATTCCAccaggatactcgagggtcaAAGTTGAGatggtggaagccgcgtacgaggacctcgagttggactaccctggaggagacagtgagacgcatctacgagacacaagccacgccaatatactatggcgcaagcgctACATCATCCTTCCTAGGCGACAAGCGGTgtctcctgcaccatctcctccggctctgccatctcctccgcctcctccacctcctcagcctcgtgcaccatctcctccttaggctcctgcaccgtctccttctcaggctcctgcaccgtcttCTTCGGCTCCTGCGCCGTGTCctccggcaccttccaagtcaaggtcTCGCTAAGCACCACCGCCTGCctgcacaagggcaacgaagaaggcgaaagttgacgtaGCCGAAAACAAGGAGCCACTGTACGATTGCACataagaggagcttgacgcttatgtggcaacaTAGGTGAAGAGGCAATTGAAGTCTCAGAGTCCAGAAAAAAAGATACCTGTAGACCCGAGtgtgaagaacttcttcaagaAAATGTCGAAACCAGTCAAGGAGGTCTTAAAGCTaacggactatgagcgaacacttaagaaagcatATTATGGGAAGTCCAAACCTGTCCCTCaacttggagagcaaccaaaccaggaggtcgagccgttggtgaccgggcTAGAAATTGGAATAAAATAATTCATTTCTGACACCGGACTAACTAGGGATCAGTTGCTTAAAGGCGCACCAATCCCAACGGTGGAAGTGAAATACcagtttgaactcggtaaaccgcttgtcaagcctgagctgctaAAGTCCCTATCGACATAGATGTACCGATttcatgaacggtacatggaaatgagcgccaacGGTAGAGAGGTGGTTGGAGCAAGGATCAGAAGCTCCGACTTCCtccaaggagaagatgttctctggatccCGTTCGAGGATGTCTTTGACCTATACcatctggacgccctcgacgtctctcttctgagctcatggattttgtaagtattgTTGAGTTAGATTTATTATGTTccttaattaggtccttgtatatatgtacaccaTAATAATTCCTTtaatcgttgtagaatggagattcaaagggcccgacggcggggggttttcgatactggattcatcgactcTCGGAAAGTTAACATCGAAATGATCAACAAGTATCcgaaagacacagaggacactctcgtccatctcctgaaggagcagcatttcaagatgttcatactactgccgtacaacgcagagttagtttttactgtcttccgaacaaatttcgttcccGTACATACATATACAGTTCCATATATCATCTCACGcaaattgcagattccactgggtccttttactTTTCGACTTGGAGGCAAGCAGAGTCAATGTCTATGACTCAATAAATAAAGAGGAGTCTACTTTTGACTaggtttttgaacttatagacaggtaatgTCATATGTTTCACTGTTATTACGAATTTTGCTATTGCTACTATGCGGATCTCggataataattaatcatagcttgaaactccatgtagggcttaggatcggttccgtcaattggtccgcggacttggaaagaaaaacttagcCGGTGGTTtaattttccagtgagtacatgctccaaaattatattgaatctcTAATTCAAATATAAGTGTATATTAAATATCTCTCGTCGTTTCTCATGTATAGTGCGTAAAGCAGAACCAGagaactaacttatgcggctactacgtattgGAGTATTCCCACTGCCTTACAACCCAAATCtacaccacaagagagctcaatGTACgtataaaccattcaaaatttcattgcgtacgtatcgatttcttgtttattaattaatttcatacattcataggttattcacatgagggacaacctcacacacaaggaatttatcatggttgttcaagaacaactgatgggattcatcaacgaataAGTCCTTGATCCCGAgtgtgaattctactacgacggatcgacaattcataacggCGGTCCTTCTTCTTCTGAGATAACACCGACATCGAAGCCGTAGCTAGAGCACATAATGAATTGTAATACatgtctatatttatatatgtacacatttactttagtgtaaatatatattttggtcatatatgcacataaaatgttaagtgctttaaattatacGTGTCtaatacatatatgtgtattttatacatatacatatgcatttgcatatatatatatatatatatatgtattgaaacatatatatgcataatatatataaaccatgcagcaacagggccatgcaaataaaaaaaaagatctttactcccttttttttttttttgcacccgGGACTAAGTCCCGGATtagtagtcccggttggaaaaccgagAGTAcaggggttacaaaccgggactaaagaaggtTTCTCCACAGTATCCACCGAtacgcgcgtgcgcgcgcgcgcccacacacacacacacacacatatatatatatatatatagtaaatttgtttggtgctccatggtgcccgggcaccattgttgaaattgagtatatacccaattcaaatgagtatgaaacttttttaattatttaggtattaacattaactactttactaactagttcaaagcaagtttgaactgaatttgaacttgtttttgttagattttgattctaggtatatagcatcgatacatataattagttaggtatgtaatcatggattgtgaaataaagttaaatttgagttgttttattgataggtataggtatgaatcaaattattataactaggtatatactcacaatttgaaaattttgaaaaatttaagtgattttgtgcattttatACCATGGTGcgcgggcaccatggtgccccatatgagtgtcatatatatatatatatatatatatatatatatatatatatatatatatatatatatatatatatatataaattaaattggCTCTATCTATTTGTAACGCACGGGCAATACAAATAGTTGAAATTAATTTTACGAAAGAAAATAAAGCAGATTATGAGAGTGTGCAACTTGAATTATTGATTTGGCCATGCAAATAGTGAGTTGGATCTCCTACATTATTCATGACCAAATATGTCTCCATATCCAATCAACACGTAAGTCCCCTGTTTAATAAGGATAGGCTGGTTCACTTGACGAGAATATTTTCTATTATCATACCTCACGTCAGAACGTATTCTTGGAGGAGGGAAACCCATTTTTGTGCAGACAAAATTAATTTGAAAACAGCCGATCGAGGGTGTGGCTTAGTGCCGTCAGCCCGTCACTGCTGGAGTGCTGGGGCTAATGCTATGGAGGGCACCGCCACTGCTGGTGAGCGAGGCGGTGCGGAGACCGGCCGGACGGAGGATGCGCGAGCCGGGACCCGATCGAACACTAGACCGAGTCTGCCTCGTTGCGCAGTGTTGATGATGTGTAAGCGGATTCGATCGATTCGCGGTCTCCGTTTTCTTTTCCAAATCATCTTCAACATATGTAAGCTGGCCACTATATATGGACGCAGAGTTGTTGGGCAACTAGCCAAGACCGGTACTATACGCACTTTCATCGTGTGTTGGAATTCGGATCGTCATGGCGGCGGAGCTGCTACCGGATGACGTGCTGGAGCTTATCCTCCGCCGCGTTGCTCTGTCACCGCGCAGCCTCGCCGCGTGCCGCGGCGTCTGCAAAGCGTGGCGCGCAATCATCGACACCCGGTGCCCGCCCCCACACCCGGACCTCCTCCCGCTCTCTCTAGCCGGCATCTTCTTCGCTAACTTCTACTGCCCAATCGAGGATCTCCCGGGTTTCTTTGCGCGGCGAGGACGCCATCACCGTTCCCGGATCTTCCCCAAGCTCAACTACCTGGACGATGCTCCCATCAGCAAGCTGGAGGCCCACGACCACTGCAACGGCCTCCTTCTCTTGGACGAGTACGTAGTCAATCCGGCCACGCGGCGGTGGGTACGGCTGCCCCCGACGCCGGAGTGGAGCCCTGCGGGATCGGACTTGGAGGCGATGGTCACCGACTCAAGTCGTGAGGAGTACCTCGTGTTTGACCCTACCGTTTCGCCACACTACGAGGTGTTCTCCATCCCCGAGCTTGTCTTTTGCAGAGAAGATGACAAAGACAATACCGAATCGGTGGTAAAACAACATGAGTGGCCGCCATCGCCGTTTGTCGTGCAAGTCTATTCGTCGGCGAAAGGGAGGTGGGAGAAAAGGTCATTTATCCGGCAAGGGGAGGCTGCCGGGACCATTGCTGATGTGCACTACTCATCTTGGATGGCAAGTCACCACCTCTATGGCATCTATTGGCGGGGTGCACTTCATATTCAGATGAAAAATAATGATGTTATAAGGtaattcctctgtttcatattataaatcatcgctttgactttttttcagTTAAATTTCTTTAGGTATGATCAAATTTCTTAACAAAAGGGCAAGCACTCACTCAAGCTCATTAATTAGTTGCTCGTCGTTTTTAATCTcaaggaataaaaataaattaaataaaaaacatacaATCAATTTGAAAGAACGATGAgcaaattgatttattttttatcttttatacGAAAATTTGTACGTTGAGCAAATTTGAATGTGTACGTAAGctcatttaaaaataattaatgagTACTTGTACGGGTACGTAAGCGAATTTAATACGGGCTCAGATGGCCTCATCTATAGGAATTTTTGTTCAATTTAAGGCAATCCGAGTCCGTATACGTTCAACAACCTGTGTACACTTCCCTCCGGACGGACGAGATGAACCCGTCCTAAGGAATTTTTAGGAATGCATAGTAATCAATTTGAAAACATATATACAATCAGAAACAGTTAATCGTGTATCTTcaggataaaaaaaattgatactaCAACTAGCTGCCTCCTTCAGAATAAAAAGTCACATCTTAAAATTTCTATTTAAACTGATGGGTGGAAGGAAAATTGTTCACTAATCTACTTGGCCAGACTCCAACATACGCATTTGTATGCATTGCTATCATAATTTCCACTCCAAATTCCGGTGAATATTTGCTAAATATGTGATCTTTAAATAACCATAACTTTTTAATCCTTTGATTTCAGATCCATTGAATTGTTCTACTCCTTACAATTAAAAAACCAATACTTCAAATATCCATAtcaactactacctccgtttcaggctataagactttctatcattacccatatttatatagatgttaatgaatctaggcacacatatatgtctagattcattaacatatatatgaatgaggACAAtgtagaaagtcttataatatgaaacgaaggaagtatgtTATTATACGTGAAATAATATGTCCTTACGTAGTTCAAATATTCGCATAATTTACATGCCATACAAATGATCatagaaatttctaaaaaaaagaatataataTGGCATCAATaccaatttacaaatatgctaaattaatctacatatgTACAAACAAATCCTTCTATAAATAGAGctctttttaattattattatctccATCCAACAATATATATCTCCAATTATGTAGGAATTATgaaggaattaaaaaaaaactatgatatCCCTTATTAAATAAGGGATACGTGGAAAGTGAGAGGTTGGGGTAGTGTTAATAAGAATTCAATGAGAGATGGTTGGGTGAGACAAGTATTACCTAGAATCTCTTACATTTTAGGTAAAATTTGAATAGT
The sequence above is drawn from the Oryza glaberrima chromosome 10, OglaRS2, whole genome shotgun sequence genome and encodes:
- the LOC127785848 gene encoding uncharacterized protein LOC127785848; this encodes MAAELLPDDVLELILRRVALSPRSLAACRGVCKAWRAIIDTRCPPPHPDLLPLSLAGIFFANFYCPIEDLPGFFARRGRHHRSRIFPKLNYLDDAPISKLEAHDHCNGLLLLDEYVVNPATRRWVRLPPTPEWSPAGSDLEAMVTDSSREEYLVFDPTVSPHYEVFSIPELVFCREDDKDNTESVVKQHEWPPSPFVVQVYSSAKGRWEKRSFIRQGEAAGTIADVHYSSWMASHHLYGIYWRGALHIQMKNNDVIRITLLDDKYQVIKSPSDINLNNHPYIYLGRSKKGVWLLHEVLHGGDQMEWMLIHDVSLEQIMADFRWNPEAVKPWIKHNTYRGDNKNNEEISEDESPGWDSEDDSIIVYTEDMVRWDMNGYTCILGLHPFREIIFLFNSYQDRCPSSRSKWRTRWFYLQIKDSDLVFVVPEEQPDKILSWTAKPPLTPSLQSFIDIVDDLQALPLTDIIGPLADHQVAA